The Listeria welshimeri serovar 6b str. SLCC5334 genome has a window encoding:
- the ymfI gene encoding elongation factor P 5-aminopentanone reductase, giving the protein MDKETKYAFVTGASGEIGQAICIALAKAGWNLYLHYYQNRQAVEDIVPKLQAENIDVILIQADFDDFSSLKEIEKQVFQVDAFIHAAGHSHYALFQDTTDLDMTKLWNVHMYMPMRLIQIFIPKLMKSQQGRIVFISSIWGEIGASMEVVYSTVKGAQIAFCKALSQEVGLSGITVNAVTPGVVKTKMMDQFSLEEKEILRQEIPLKRFAKPEEIAETVEFLTSKKASYITGEVLRLNGGWLM; this is encoded by the coding sequence TTGGATAAAGAAACAAAATATGCTTTTGTTACTGGAGCTAGCGGTGAAATTGGACAAGCGATTTGTATAGCACTTGCAAAAGCTGGCTGGAACTTGTATCTTCATTATTATCAAAATAGACAAGCTGTGGAAGATATAGTGCCAAAACTACAAGCTGAAAACATCGATGTCATATTGATTCAAGCCGATTTTGATGATTTTTCAAGTTTAAAAGAGATAGAAAAGCAAGTTTTTCAAGTAGATGCATTTATCCATGCAGCAGGGCATTCTCACTATGCTTTATTCCAGGATACTACAGATTTAGATATGACAAAATTATGGAATGTCCATATGTATATGCCAATGCGTTTAATCCAGATTTTCATACCAAAACTTATGAAAAGTCAGCAAGGAAGAATTGTTTTCATCAGTTCTATCTGGGGAGAAATTGGCGCGTCAATGGAAGTCGTTTATTCTACAGTAAAAGGCGCTCAAATTGCTTTTTGTAAGGCTCTTAGTCAAGAAGTTGGACTGTCGGGCATAACTGTTAACGCAGTAACTCCAGGTGTTGTAAAAACGAAAATGATGGATCAATTTTCGCTGGAAGAAAAAGAAATATTACGTCAGGAAATTCCTTTAAAACGTTTTGCAAAACCGGAAGAAATTGCAGAAACCGTAGAATTTTTAACAAGTAAAAAAGCAAGCTATATCACTGGAGAAGTTTTGCGCTTAAATGGCGGTTGGCTTATGTGA
- the pgsA gene encoding CDP-diacylglycerol--glycerol-3-phosphate 3-phosphatidyltransferase, whose product MNLPNKLTVIRIFMIPIFVILCVVPFDWGSVSWLDSTISVTSLVATIIFIVAALTDWFDGYLARKYNLITNFGKFADPMADKLLVAAAFIILVEMHIAPSWVVILIISRELAVTGLRLLLVEGGEVLAAGQLGKIKTFTQMIAIPLMLLNNFPFAWTGIRVDLIFLYVCAFFAVWSGIDYFYKNRGVFKGSM is encoded by the coding sequence ATGAACTTACCTAATAAATTGACGGTTATTCGAATTTTCATGATACCAATTTTTGTCATTCTTTGTGTAGTACCTTTTGATTGGGGAAGCGTAAGTTGGCTTGATTCGACTATTTCGGTCACAAGCTTAGTTGCAACAATTATATTTATTGTCGCTGCTTTGACAGACTGGTTCGATGGATATTTAGCACGTAAATATAATTTAATTACCAATTTTGGTAAATTCGCAGATCCAATGGCAGATAAGCTTTTAGTGGCAGCTGCTTTCATAATTTTGGTTGAAATGCACATTGCTCCATCATGGGTAGTTATTTTAATTATCAGTCGTGAGCTTGCTGTAACTGGTCTTCGCTTATTGCTAGTAGAAGGTGGAGAAGTTTTAGCAGCTGGTCAACTTGGTAAAATTAAAACATTCACACAAATGATTGCTATCCCGCTCATGTTACTTAATAATTTCCCATTTGCTTGGACAGGCATTCGTGTAGATTTAATTTTCCTATATGTATGTGCATTCTTTGCAGTATGGTCGGGAATAGACTATTTCTACAAAAATCGTGGTGTATTCAAAGGATCCATGTAA
- a CDS encoding ABC transporter permease yields the protein MTAILATIVSSTLLMAGPLIFTALGGVYSERGGVVNIGLEGMMVMGAFSAIVFNLTFQDTFGNLTPWISLIAAMLVGGLFSLVHAVATINFRADHVISGVAINFLATGLSLFLVKVIYDKGQTDQIKYYFGKPDIPVLSDIPVIGDIFFKNVPVMSYVAIIFAIVSWFIIYKTRFGLRLRSVGEHPLAADTMGIKVRWMRYQGVIISGILGGLGGAVYAQSFTLDFGHATISGQGYMALAAMIFGKWNPLGAMGAAIFFGFAQCLAITGGSLPFFKDIPDVYLQIAPYVLTILALVGFIGKSEAPKADGVNYIKGK from the coding sequence ATGACAGCCATTTTAGCGACAATTGTTTCTAGTACACTGCTTATGGCAGGCCCGCTAATTTTTACAGCACTCGGGGGCGTTTATTCCGAACGTGGCGGTGTAGTCAATATTGGGCTAGAAGGTATGATGGTAATGGGAGCATTTTCTGCTATCGTCTTTAACCTTACTTTCCAAGATACTTTTGGTAATTTAACTCCTTGGATTTCACTTATCGCAGCAATGCTAGTAGGAGGATTATTCTCGCTAGTTCATGCCGTTGCAACAATTAATTTCCGCGCAGACCATGTTATCAGTGGTGTTGCGATTAACTTTTTAGCAACAGGTCTTTCTTTATTCCTTGTAAAAGTAATTTATGATAAAGGCCAAACAGATCAAATCAAATATTACTTCGGTAAACCGGATATTCCAGTTTTAAGTGATATTCCAGTCATTGGTGATATATTCTTTAAAAACGTTCCGGTAATGAGTTATGTGGCGATTATTTTTGCAATCGTTTCTTGGTTCATTATTTATAAAACTCGCTTTGGTCTTCGTCTACGTTCAGTAGGGGAGCACCCTCTGGCAGCTGACACAATGGGGATCAAAGTTCGTTGGATGAGATATCAAGGTGTTATCATTTCTGGTATTCTTGGCGGCTTAGGTGGCGCTGTGTACGCACAATCATTTACACTTGATTTCGGACACGCAACTATTTCCGGTCAAGGTTATATGGCTCTAGCAGCAATGATATTTGGTAAATGGAACCCACTTGGAGCAATGGGAGCGGCAATTTTCTTCGGATTTGCGCAATGTTTGGCAATTACCGGCGGCTCGTTACCTTTTTTCAAAGATATTCCAGACGTTTACTTGCAAATTGCGCCTTATGTATTAACAATTCTTGCGCTTGTTGGCTTTATCGGTAAATCCGAAGCTCCAAAAGCAGATGGTGTGAACTACATTAAAGGTAAATAA
- a CDS encoding ABC transporter ATP-binding protein has protein sequence MDFVIEMLGIRKEFSGFVANDNITLQLKQGEIHALLGENGAGKSTLMNVLFGLYEPDGGEIRVRGTKENISSPNKANELGIGMVHQHFMLVDKFTVAENIILGKEPSKLGVIEKKKAVEEIKEISDRYGLRVDPNAVVRDISIGMQQRVEILKTLYRGADILIFDEPTAVLTPQEIKELIQIMRSLIKEGKSIILITHKLKEIMDVCDRVTVIRRGKGMGTVNVPETTPQDLANLMVGREVVFTTEKIEATPGKDVLEVKDLVVKESRGVESVRGLNLTVRAGEIVGIAGVDGNGQSELISAIAGLSKVTSGSILLNGEHIENKKPRKITEAGLGHIPEDRHKHGLVLEMSLGENIALQTYYKKPISSKGFLNHKAMYDFARELIEEYDVRASSEYVAAKSLSGGNQQKAIIAREIHRNPDFLIAAQPTRGLDVGAIEFIHRRLIEQRDNGKAVLLMSFELDEIMNVSDRIAVIYEGKIVAIVDPKETTEQELGLMMAGSSKQEAEMGEKEHV, from the coding sequence GTGGACTTTGTTATTGAAATGTTAGGAATCAGGAAGGAATTCTCTGGATTTGTAGCAAATGATAACATTACCTTACAGTTAAAGCAGGGAGAAATTCATGCTTTGTTAGGTGAGAATGGCGCAGGGAAATCTACGCTAATGAATGTCTTGTTTGGTCTATATGAACCAGATGGCGGCGAAATTCGTGTTCGTGGTACGAAAGAAAATATTAGCAGCCCGAACAAAGCAAATGAGCTTGGAATCGGAATGGTCCATCAGCATTTCATGTTAGTGGATAAATTCACGGTTGCTGAAAATATCATTCTTGGTAAAGAACCGAGCAAGCTTGGCGTTATCGAAAAGAAAAAAGCGGTAGAAGAAATTAAAGAAATTTCTGATCGATACGGTTTACGAGTTGATCCAAATGCTGTTGTACGCGATATTTCCATCGGTATGCAACAACGTGTGGAAATCCTAAAAACACTTTATCGTGGTGCAGATATTTTAATTTTTGATGAACCAACTGCTGTTTTAACACCTCAAGAGATTAAAGAATTGATTCAAATTATGCGTTCTCTTATAAAAGAAGGCAAATCAATTATTTTAATTACACATAAATTAAAAGAAATTATGGATGTTTGTGATCGTGTAACAGTTATCCGCCGTGGTAAAGGTATGGGTACAGTGAACGTTCCTGAAACAACTCCACAAGACTTAGCTAATTTAATGGTTGGTCGCGAAGTGGTTTTCACAACAGAAAAAATAGAAGCCACTCCTGGAAAAGATGTTTTAGAAGTGAAAGATTTAGTTGTTAAAGAAAGTCGCGGCGTTGAAAGTGTTCGCGGACTGAACTTAACAGTCAGAGCTGGTGAAATTGTTGGAATTGCTGGCGTTGATGGTAACGGTCAAAGTGAACTTATTTCTGCCATTGCAGGTCTTTCGAAAGTGACAAGTGGAAGTATTCTTCTAAACGGTGAGCATATTGAGAATAAAAAACCTCGTAAAATTACGGAAGCTGGTTTAGGTCATATTCCAGAAGATCGTCATAAACATGGTTTAGTACTCGAAATGTCTTTAGGAGAAAATATTGCTTTACAAACATACTATAAAAAACCTATTTCAAGTAAAGGCTTCCTCAATCATAAAGCAATGTATGATTTTGCACGTGAGCTAATTGAAGAATATGATGTTCGGGCAAGTAGTGAATACGTAGCTGCTAAATCACTTTCTGGCGGGAATCAGCAAAAAGCGATTATAGCTCGAGAAATACACCGTAATCCAGATTTCTTAATTGCGGCTCAGCCAACACGTGGACTAGATGTTGGCGCAATTGAATTCATTCATAGACGTTTGATTGAACAACGAGATAATGGAAAAGCGGTACTACTTATGTCGTTTGAATTAGATGAAATCATGAATGTTAGTGACCGTATTGCGGTTATTTATGAAGGGAAAATTGTTGCTATTGTTGATCCAAAAGAGACAACGGAGCAAGAACTTGGTCTTATGATGGCTGGTTCATCCAAACAGGAAGCGGAAATGGGGGAAAAAGAGCATGTCTAA
- a CDS encoding helix-turn-helix domain-containing protein: MTELGDKLKQARREKGLSLDDLQQITKIQKRYLVAIEEGNYAVMPGKFYARAFIKQYAEAVGLDSATLFDEFESEVPDTPQQEVVNNEPTRVQSKRNPMPAQSVGNQTNSRNRFFDILPKILIALFIVFILFIIWFFLLNKQDNSTEKVKTDTSNPTVKVEDSTKDKDTSKDTTSKDTTKKDTTSDDKKSTEEANKDKKEDTSKELEITKGETSGNATTYTVKNTDKMALSLSATGDSWIGVSDASGATIQNVTLSAQNPSAEIDLGTNKTVSVVIGNSPVTTVKINDKQLELAPTLVKQVLTIKLEEASDTSSDSSSSAE; encoded by the coding sequence TTGACAGAACTCGGTGATAAACTGAAACAAGCTAGACGTGAAAAAGGACTCAGTTTAGACGACTTGCAACAGATAACGAAAATTCAAAAACGTTATTTAGTAGCGATTGAAGAAGGAAATTATGCTGTAATGCCTGGGAAATTTTATGCAAGGGCATTTATTAAACAATATGCTGAAGCTGTTGGGCTCGATAGTGCAACGCTTTTTGATGAGTTTGAGAGTGAAGTTCCAGATACACCGCAACAAGAAGTAGTTAACAATGAGCCAACTCGAGTACAAAGTAAAAGAAACCCGATGCCTGCTCAATCAGTAGGTAATCAAACAAATTCTCGTAATCGTTTCTTTGATATTTTACCAAAAATTCTAATTGCTTTATTTATCGTCTTCATTCTTTTCATTATTTGGTTTTTCTTGCTTAATAAACAAGATAATTCAACTGAAAAAGTGAAAACAGATACTAGCAATCCAACGGTGAAAGTTGAAGATTCAACAAAAGACAAGGATACGAGTAAAGACACTACAAGCAAAGATACTACAAAAAAAGACACTACTTCTGATGATAAAAAATCTACAGAAGAAGCAAATAAAGACAAAAAAGAAGACACCTCCAAAGAACTTGAAATCACTAAAGGCGAAACGTCTGGAAATGCAACCACTTATACAGTGAAAAATACAGACAAGATGGCACTATCGCTCAGCGCAACTGGTGACTCATGGATTGGCGTTTCTGATGCGAGTGGAGCTACTATCCAAAATGTAACTTTATCTGCTCAGAATCCTTCTGCTGAGATTGATTTAGGCACGAACAAAACTGTTTCTGTAGTTATTGGAAACTCGCCTGTTACAACTGTTAAAATTAATGATAAACAACTGGAATTAGCTCCTACACTTGTGAAGCAAGTGCTCACAATTAAATTAGAAGAAGCTAGTGATACTAGTTCCGATTCAAGCTCAAGTGCAGAATAA
- the yfmF gene encoding EF-P 5-aminopentanol modification-associated protein YfmF — MTDKIFQEKVGPVALTIVPTQKYKSNKIVFKFRAPLERETVTKRSLLSILLETNSKKYPTQTAFRKQLANLYGANFYTTTAKKGNEHVLTVVFDMIDGQFVSDGEHILNDAFQFMEEALFQPNVTNGSFDEAIVAREKENLKSSLEGIYDDKIRFASKRLIEEMFQDDAFRFGSAGVLEDVDAITAKDLYDYYLQFISEDVIEIFICGDVTKDEVMPLIENMAFAPRPERKGIFYTKKAPEKTRVIHEQQAINQGKLVLGFQTETLFGDDDFVALQLANGLLGGYANSKIFINVREKASLAYYASSRIDSFKGYMIISAGIDEVNYEQALTIIEEQIVAMKQGDFTEDELNQTKEMLINQLLETNDQAQGLIELVYNNVLREANLDLDNWIKVIKQTTKEEVVAAINKIKPDTTYFLSKGGEELHGKNHI, encoded by the coding sequence ATGACAGACAAAATATTTCAAGAAAAAGTTGGTCCGGTTGCACTTACAATCGTTCCTACCCAAAAATATAAATCAAATAAAATTGTTTTTAAATTCCGCGCTCCATTAGAAAGAGAAACGGTAACAAAAAGATCTTTACTTTCGATATTGTTAGAAACAAATAGTAAAAAATATCCAACACAAACTGCTTTCAGAAAACAGTTAGCTAATTTATATGGCGCAAATTTTTATACAACTACAGCAAAAAAAGGAAACGAACATGTTTTAACCGTTGTTTTTGATATGATTGATGGGCAGTTTGTATCAGATGGGGAACATATTTTAAACGATGCTTTTCAATTTATGGAAGAAGCATTATTTCAACCCAATGTGACAAATGGCTCTTTTGACGAAGCAATTGTTGCTCGCGAAAAAGAAAATTTGAAAAGTAGTTTAGAAGGAATTTATGATGATAAAATCAGATTTGCCTCTAAAAGATTAATCGAAGAAATGTTCCAAGACGATGCTTTTCGTTTCGGATCTGCTGGTGTTTTAGAAGATGTTGACGCCATTACAGCAAAAGATTTATATGATTATTATCTACAATTTATTTCTGAAGATGTAATTGAAATATTTATATGCGGGGACGTAACTAAAGATGAAGTCATGCCATTAATTGAAAATATGGCTTTTGCTCCGCGTCCTGAACGAAAAGGTATTTTTTATACAAAAAAAGCGCCTGAAAAAACACGCGTTATTCATGAACAACAAGCCATTAACCAAGGAAAACTTGTTCTTGGCTTCCAAACAGAAACTTTATTTGGAGACGATGATTTTGTCGCATTACAACTTGCTAACGGCCTTCTTGGTGGTTACGCGAATTCCAAGATTTTTATTAATGTTCGGGAAAAAGCAAGTCTGGCTTACTATGCCTCAAGCCGAATTGATTCATTTAAGGGATATATGATTATTTCAGCGGGTATTGATGAAGTGAATTACGAGCAAGCTTTAACGATAATTGAAGAACAAATTGTCGCAATGAAGCAAGGTGACTTTACAGAAGATGAATTAAATCAAACCAAAGAAATGTTGATTAATCAATTACTTGAAACAAACGACCAAGCACAAGGTCTAATTGAACTTGTTTATAACAATGTTTTACGCGAAGCAAATCTAGATTTAGATAATTGGATTAAAGTAATTAAACAAACAACAAAAGAAGAAGTAGTGGCTGCTATTAACAAAATCAAACCCGACACAACTTATTTCTTGAGTAAGGGAGGAGAAGAACTTCATGGAAAAAATCACATTTGA
- a CDS encoding ABC transporter permease, translated as MSKRLQALVIPVTAVILGLICGAIIMLIFGYDPIAGYSALIEGVVGENFYIGETIRQATPYILVGLSVAVAFKAGLFNIGAEGQMLMGWLGSIIIAVNFEGLTKWIHLPLAIITGMVFGAIWAFIPGILKATLRVNEVIVTIMLNYTALYIFNYVVQNLLTDGLDKTQEIHASASLQSELLQSMTDYSSLHWGILIALGFALIIWLMLNKTTFGYEIEAVGFNENASQYAGMSVKKTIIFSMVIAGALAGLGGVMEGLGTYGTAYVLTSSPGIGFDGIAVALLGGSSPIGIVFSAILFGALKVGALNMPAVAGVPNELVNVIIALIIFFVASSYIIRWAMAKFKKGAKAE; from the coding sequence ATGTCTAAACGACTACAAGCATTAGTTATCCCAGTTACAGCCGTTATCCTAGGACTTATCTGCGGTGCGATCATCATGCTTATTTTTGGATATGACCCAATTGCTGGTTACTCAGCGCTTATAGAAGGTGTTGTTGGAGAAAATTTCTATATTGGGGAAACGATTCGCCAAGCTACACCATATATTTTAGTTGGTCTATCTGTCGCTGTTGCATTCAAAGCTGGACTTTTCAACATCGGTGCGGAAGGTCAAATGCTTATGGGGTGGTTAGGTTCCATCATCATCGCTGTAAACTTTGAAGGCTTAACTAAATGGATTCATTTACCGCTTGCAATTATTACTGGTATGGTTTTCGGTGCAATTTGGGCATTCATTCCAGGTATTTTAAAAGCAACTTTACGAGTAAATGAAGTTATTGTCACCATTATGCTCAACTACACAGCACTTTATATTTTCAACTACGTAGTACAAAATCTACTTACAGATGGTTTAGATAAAACACAAGAAATTCATGCATCTGCTTCATTACAATCTGAATTACTACAATCCATGACCGATTATTCGTCTTTACATTGGGGGATATTGATTGCCCTTGGTTTTGCACTTATTATTTGGTTAATGCTAAATAAAACAACATTCGGTTATGAAATCGAGGCAGTTGGATTTAATGAAAATGCATCGCAATATGCCGGTATGAGTGTGAAGAAAACCATTATCTTCTCTATGGTTATTGCTGGAGCACTTGCTGGTCTTGGTGGTGTTATGGAAGGTCTTGGAACATATGGAACGGCTTATGTTTTAACTTCTTCTCCAGGAATCGGTTTTGACGGTATTGCCGTTGCATTACTCGGAGGAAGTTCTCCAATTGGAATTGTCTTCTCTGCTATTTTGTTCGGGGCTCTAAAAGTAGGAGCGTTAAACATGCCAGCAGTTGCAGGCGTACCAAACGAATTAGTCAATGTAATTATCGCTCTGATTATCTTCTTTGTGGCATCCAGCTACATTATCCGCTGGGCGATGGCAAAATTTAAGAAGGGGGCGAAAGCAGAATGA
- the yfmH gene encoding EF-P 5-aminopentanol modification-associated protein YfmH — MEKITFEQVKEAVFHEKMANGLQVYLLPKQGFSKTYAVFTTNYGAIDNNFVPIGETEFTKVPDGIAHFLEHKMFEKEDGDVFFKFGEKGAFTNAFTSFTKTAYLFSSTSRVEENLETLIDFVQAPYFTEETVEKEKGIIGQEIRMYDDDPDFRAYFGVIENMYHNHPVKIDIAGTVESIAEINKDLLYLCYNTFYHPSNMVLFVVGNLEPEQMMDQIRANQAKKDFAEAAPIKRHFPEEPKTVSVKERKIHFPVQIAKNLVGIKEDIGSLEGQAAIKQEIIGDVALEMLFGTTSDTYLELYNKGIIDDTFGYDYTLQDSFSFVLVGGDAKDPDKQTAKIIEAIKKAAKNGLNEADLALVKRKRIGQFLRSLNSPEFIANQFSQYVMKSASLFDILPLMETVTLEEVNSFVKNLDEEERTTSFQLLPEK, encoded by the coding sequence ATGGAAAAAATCACATTTGAGCAAGTAAAAGAAGCTGTATTTCATGAAAAAATGGCAAATGGTTTACAAGTTTATCTTCTTCCAAAACAAGGATTTAGTAAAACCTATGCTGTTTTTACAACTAATTATGGCGCAATTGATAATAATTTCGTACCAATTGGTGAAACGGAATTCACTAAAGTTCCAGATGGTATTGCCCATTTCTTAGAACATAAAATGTTTGAAAAAGAAGACGGCGATGTTTTCTTTAAATTCGGTGAAAAAGGCGCGTTCACAAATGCTTTTACTTCTTTTACAAAAACAGCCTATCTTTTTTCAAGCACTTCTCGTGTGGAAGAAAACTTGGAAACATTAATTGATTTCGTACAAGCACCTTATTTTACAGAAGAAACAGTTGAAAAAGAAAAAGGTATTATTGGCCAAGAAATCAGAATGTATGATGATGATCCAGATTTTCGTGCTTATTTTGGTGTGATTGAAAATATGTATCATAATCATCCCGTAAAAATTGATATCGCAGGTACAGTCGAGTCTATTGCAGAAATTAATAAAGATTTACTCTACCTTTGCTATAACACATTCTATCATCCTAGTAATATGGTGCTTTTCGTTGTAGGTAATTTAGAACCAGAACAAATGATGGACCAAATTCGTGCCAATCAAGCAAAAAAAGATTTTGCCGAAGCTGCGCCAATCAAGCGTCATTTCCCTGAAGAACCAAAAACTGTTTCAGTAAAAGAACGTAAAATACATTTCCCAGTGCAAATTGCAAAAAATTTGGTGGGCATTAAAGAAGATATCGGTTCTTTAGAAGGGCAAGCAGCTATCAAACAAGAAATTATTGGTGATGTAGCGCTCGAGATGTTATTTGGCACAACCTCTGATACCTATCTGGAATTGTATAATAAAGGTATAATTGACGATACTTTTGGATACGACTACACACTTCAAGATAGTTTTTCGTTCGTGCTTGTAGGTGGCGATGCGAAAGACCCTGATAAACAAACTGCGAAAATCATTGAAGCGATAAAAAAAGCAGCTAAAAATGGTTTAAATGAAGCTGATTTGGCTTTAGTGAAACGTAAACGGATTGGTCAATTTTTGCGATCACTTAACTCACCTGAGTTTATTGCCAATCAATTCAGCCAGTATGTAATGAAATCTGCTTCTTTATTTGATATTTTGCCTCTAATGGAAACAGTCACATTAGAAGAAGTAAATTCTTTTGTTAAAAATTTAGATGAAGAAGAACGGACTACTAGTTTCCAACTCCTTCCAGAAAAATAA
- a CDS encoding competence/damage-inducible protein A, with protein MASAEIIAVGTELLLGQIVNSNAAFISQELAADGIYVYHHTVVGDNPERLKEVIKIAENRSDILIFTGGLGPTEDDITKQILADHLNKRLVEDEFHMNKITEYFTSRSRKMTENNKLQAVIIEDSVVLNNDYGFAAGMYLKANKHTYILLPGPPSEMKPMFTSYANPLLVSENGEKIILESKIMRFFGIGESQLAADLNDLILNQVNPTLATYAGDNEVVVRITATASTKEKAAALVKDMEEEILRRDGTFLYGYGEVSLPEHVTAMLLERKMTIAAAESFTAGLFQAEIARFPGISSIFKGGMVTYSEEVKQSMLQVPAEVIEEHGVVSSECAKVMAENVRRLCDTDIGISFTGVAGPDSLEGHPAGTIWIGLSVKGNESEAFQYVYGRDRNHNRRRAVKQGFQLIKHFLETNK; from the coding sequence ATGGCAAGTGCAGAGATTATTGCAGTGGGAACAGAATTATTACTAGGACAAATCGTGAACTCTAATGCAGCATTTATTTCACAAGAATTAGCTGCTGATGGGATTTACGTTTATCATCACACCGTTGTTGGTGATAATCCTGAACGTTTAAAAGAAGTAATAAAAATTGCAGAAAATCGTAGTGATATTTTAATATTTACAGGTGGACTTGGACCAACAGAAGATGATATTACAAAACAAATCTTAGCTGATCATTTAAACAAAAGGTTAGTAGAAGACGAGTTTCATATGAATAAAATTACGGAATATTTCACATCAAGAAGTAGAAAAATGACGGAAAATAACAAATTACAAGCCGTTATTATTGAGGATTCAGTTGTACTAAATAACGACTATGGCTTCGCAGCTGGTATGTATTTAAAAGCAAATAAGCATACATATATTTTATTGCCTGGTCCCCCGTCTGAAATGAAGCCAATGTTTACTAGCTATGCTAATCCGCTTCTTGTAAGTGAAAATGGCGAAAAAATTATTTTAGAATCTAAAATAATGCGATTTTTCGGTATAGGTGAGTCTCAATTGGCTGCAGATTTAAATGATTTAATTCTTAATCAAGTAAATCCAACACTTGCAACATATGCAGGCGACAATGAGGTTGTAGTTCGTATCACTGCTACAGCTAGTACAAAAGAAAAAGCAGCTGCATTAGTAAAGGATATGGAAGAAGAGATTTTACGCCGTGATGGTACTTTCTTATACGGCTATGGAGAAGTTTCCTTGCCAGAACATGTAACGGCAATGTTATTAGAAAGAAAAATGACGATAGCTGCTGCTGAAAGTTTTACAGCTGGATTATTCCAAGCTGAAATTGCTCGTTTTCCTGGTATATCAAGTATATTTAAAGGCGGAATGGTAACTTATAGTGAAGAAGTTAAGCAATCAATGTTGCAAGTCCCAGCTGAAGTTATAGAAGAGCATGGTGTTGTAAGTTCGGAATGTGCCAAAGTAATGGCGGAAAATGTAAGACGCCTTTGTGACACGGATATTGGTATTAGTTTTACTGGTGTAGCTGGTCCAGATAGTCTGGAAGGTCACCCAGCAGGCACAATTTGGATTGGCTTAAGTGTCAAAGGGAATGAATCTGAAGCATTTCAGTATGTGTATGGTCGTGATAGAAACCATAATCGACGTAGAGCAGTAAAACAAGGATTTCAACTAATTAAGCATTTTTTAGAAACGAATAAGTGA